One segment of Streptomyces sp. NBC_01463 DNA contains the following:
- a CDS encoding NtaA/DmoA family FMN-dependent monooxygenase (This protein belongs to a clade of FMN-dependent monooxygenases, within a broader family of flavin-dependent oxidoreductases, the luciferase-like monooxygenase (LMM) family, some of whose members use coenzyme F420 rather than FMN.) has product MSRTIHLALHPYGVGGPGQHGLWKDPLVAKNSSIDINYYIQQAQAAEHALFDALFVVDSQFINDTYPSHYLNRLEPLTLLSAVATHTRHIGLVGTASSTYNSPFNLARRFSSLDHISGGRAGWNVVTSFDTGTSRNFGLDEHLDYATRYGRALEFVQVARGLWDSYEDDAFPADVARDVFLDPARLHGLDHVGEHFKVAGPLNLSRSPQGQPVIFQAGVSAEGRDLAARVAEGIYAPGGSLEQAQEYYADIKTRTAAYGRNPDHIKVFIHGGPIVGATDADARRREREIFEEDNDFARNLALLGRSFGAYDFSVHDLDAPFPDISHLAEKGGRTGAAKLIERARTENLTLRQVAESVNAFRSSPFVGAPETVADTIERWFDAGTFDGINLAFRNNDDLGRFVDGVVPLLQKRGLFRTEYEADTLRGNLGLPVPDNRHTLARASEPEPELVHD; this is encoded by the coding sequence ATGTCCCGCACGATCCATCTCGCACTGCACCCGTACGGCGTCGGAGGCCCGGGCCAGCACGGCCTCTGGAAGGACCCGCTCGTAGCGAAGAACTCCAGCATCGACATCAACTACTACATCCAGCAGGCCCAGGCCGCCGAACACGCGCTCTTCGACGCGCTGTTCGTCGTCGACAGCCAGTTCATCAACGACACCTACCCGTCGCACTACCTCAACCGGCTGGAACCGCTCACGCTGCTGTCCGCGGTCGCCACCCACACCAGGCACATCGGCCTGGTCGGCACGGCGAGTTCCACGTACAACTCGCCGTTCAACCTCGCCCGCCGGTTCTCCTCCCTCGACCACATCAGCGGCGGGCGCGCCGGGTGGAACGTCGTCACCAGCTTCGACACCGGCACGTCCAGGAACTTCGGCCTGGACGAACACCTCGACTACGCCACCCGGTACGGCCGCGCCCTGGAGTTCGTCCAGGTCGCCCGCGGTCTCTGGGACTCCTACGAGGACGACGCCTTCCCGGCGGACGTGGCACGTGACGTGTTCCTCGACCCGGCCAGGCTGCACGGGCTCGACCACGTCGGAGAGCACTTCAAGGTGGCCGGCCCGCTCAACCTCTCCCGTTCGCCCCAGGGCCAGCCGGTCATCTTCCAGGCGGGGGTCTCCGCCGAGGGGCGCGACCTGGCCGCTCGGGTGGCCGAGGGCATCTACGCGCCGGGCGGTTCCCTGGAGCAGGCGCAGGAGTACTACGCCGACATCAAGACGCGTACCGCCGCCTACGGACGCAACCCCGACCACATCAAGGTCTTCATCCACGGCGGCCCGATCGTCGGGGCGACCGACGCGGACGCCAGGCGGCGCGAGCGGGAGATATTCGAGGAGGACAACGACTTCGCGCGCAACCTCGCACTGCTGGGCCGCTCCTTCGGCGCGTACGACTTCAGCGTGCACGACCTGGACGCGCCGTTCCCGGACATCTCCCACCTCGCGGAGAAGGGGGGCCGGACCGGGGCGGCGAAGCTCATCGAGCGCGCCCGGACCGAGAACCTGACCCTGCGCCAGGTCGCCGAGTCCGTCAACGCGTTCCGCAGCTCCCCGTTCGTCGGCGCTCCGGAGACCGTGGCCGACACGATCGAGCGGTGGTTCGATGCCGGCACCTTCGACGGGATCAACCTCGCCTTCCGGAACAACGACGACCTCGGCCGTTTCGTGGACGGTGTGGTGCCGCTCCTGCAGAAGCGCGGCCTGTTCCGCACGGAGTACGAGGCCGACACGCTGCGCGGCAACCTCGGGCTGCCGGTGCCGGACAACCGCCACACCCTGGCGCGCGCGTCCGAGCCCGAGCCGGAGCTCGTGCACGACTGA
- a CDS encoding ABC transporter ATP-binding protein, with translation MTTETADARTDTPAEVAGPVLDIAGLEVRYGRGRRRRRALHDVTLGVSSGETVGLIGETGSGKSTLARAALGLVPLSAGTIRIGGEDVSAYGHRQWRALRRRGVVQYVFQDPLRSLDPDLTVEDSLTEPLLIQGVPRKEAAARARSFLDRVHLAADLLERLPGELSGGQRQRVAVARALVTEPRLVILDEPVSALDSANRVQVLEILKELRDTGVALVLISHDLGSVAGTADRIAVLYRGELVEVGAARDVINHPRHAYTRLLVSSAPTLRTGPADRSEREALRALLNA, from the coding sequence GTGACCACGGAGACCGCGGACGCGCGGACGGACACCCCCGCGGAGGTCGCCGGCCCCGTCCTGGACATCGCCGGGCTGGAGGTGCGCTACGGCCGGGGCCGCCGGCGCCGACGCGCCCTGCACGACGTCACGCTCGGCGTCTCTTCCGGCGAGACCGTCGGGCTCATCGGCGAGACGGGCTCCGGCAAGTCCACGCTCGCCCGTGCCGCGCTCGGGCTCGTGCCACTCTCCGCAGGCACCATCCGTATCGGCGGCGAGGACGTGAGCGCGTACGGCCACCGCCAGTGGCGCGCGCTGCGGCGCCGCGGCGTGGTCCAGTACGTCTTCCAGGACCCGCTGCGCAGCCTCGATCCGGACCTCACCGTCGAGGACTCGCTGACCGAACCGCTGCTCATCCAGGGCGTGCCGCGCAAGGAGGCGGCGGCCAGGGCCCGTTCGTTCCTCGACCGCGTCCACCTGGCCGCCGACCTGCTGGAGCGGCTGCCCGGGGAACTCTCCGGCGGCCAGCGGCAGCGCGTCGCCGTGGCCCGGGCGCTCGTCACCGAACCGCGGCTGGTCATCCTCGACGAGCCCGTCAGCGCGCTGGACTCCGCCAACCGCGTCCAGGTCCTGGAGATCCTCAAGGAGCTCCGGGACACCGGGGTGGCGCTCGTACTGATCTCCCACGACCTGGGGTCCGTGGCCGGGACCGCCGACCGCATCGCCGTCCTCTACCGCGGAGAGCTCGTCGAGGTGGGCGCCGCCCGGGACGTCATCAACCACCCCCGGCACGCCTACACCCGGCTGCTCGTCAGCTCGGCCCCGACCCTGCGCACGGGTCCCGCCGACCGGTCCGAACGCGAAGCCCTGCGCGCCCTGCTGAACGCCTGA
- a CDS encoding ABC transporter ATP-binding protein has protein sequence MVTRHAERTVTADGAVPAAEPVLALRDVRISDRVTDREIVHGVSFELAPGNAVGIVGESGSGKTLTCRAALGILPPHFDVSGGSIEIAGTDIATLTPSQWTGLRGSTIGAVFQDPASYLNPSIRVGAQIAEVLRAKLGLKRREARHRAVELLRAVRLRDPELVYGQYTYELSGGMLQRVLIAAAIAVEPRTLIADEATTALDVTVQAEILDLLAELRERTGLALVVVSHDLAVVAQLCDEVLVMRQGVVVERGPTRSVLHDPQHAYTRLLIDEHHQYGLEKFLAPKESS, from the coding sequence ATCGTCACCCGACACGCCGAACGCACCGTCACCGCCGACGGAGCCGTACCGGCGGCCGAGCCGGTGCTTGCCCTGCGCGACGTACGCATCAGCGACCGGGTCACCGACCGGGAGATCGTGCACGGCGTGAGCTTCGAACTCGCCCCGGGCAACGCGGTCGGCATCGTCGGCGAGTCCGGCAGCGGCAAGACGCTGACCTGCCGGGCCGCACTCGGCATCCTGCCCCCGCACTTCGACGTCTCCGGCGGCTCCATCGAGATCGCCGGAACCGACATCGCGACCCTGACACCGAGCCAGTGGACCGGTCTGCGCGGCTCCACGATCGGCGCCGTCTTCCAGGACCCGGCGTCCTATCTCAACCCGTCGATCCGGGTGGGTGCCCAGATCGCCGAGGTGCTGCGGGCCAAACTCGGGCTGAAGCGGCGCGAGGCACGGCACCGCGCCGTCGAACTGCTGCGGGCGGTTCGGCTGCGCGACCCGGAGCTGGTCTACGGCCAGTACACGTACGAACTCTCCGGCGGCATGCTCCAGCGCGTCCTGATCGCGGCGGCCATCGCCGTCGAGCCGCGCACGCTGATCGCGGACGAGGCCACGACCGCGCTCGACGTCACCGTCCAGGCCGAGATCCTCGACCTGCTGGCCGAGCTGCGCGAGCGGACCGGTCTCGCGCTCGTCGTCGTCTCCCACGACCTGGCCGTCGTCGCCCAGCTGTGCGACGAGGTCCTGGTGATGCGGCAGGGCGTCGTGGTGGAGCGCGGCCCGACCCGGTCCGTCCTGCACGATCCGCAGCACGCGTACACCCGGCTGCTGATCGACGAGCACCACCAGTACGGCCTGGAGAAGTTCCTCGCACCGAAGGAGTCGTCGTGA